In Pectobacterium aroidearum, the following are encoded in one genomic region:
- a CDS encoding type III secretion system chaperone → MTPTQQHITRLLRHYGSLSRTQLSLQDGICALRESDGQEAVVLEVPTSSSVLLLHSDVMRFQGDVSTAVYQLMLMLNFEMAAMKGCWLALDENSTLRLCTQHTAESLDEPGFTALLPAFISQAKETRLLIRGLLPRLMAA, encoded by the coding sequence ATGACACCCACACAACAGCATATTACTCGCCTATTGCGCCATTACGGTTCGCTCAGCCGTACTCAACTGAGTTTGCAGGACGGAATCTGTGCGCTACGCGAATCTGACGGACAGGAAGCGGTGGTATTAGAGGTCCCCACCAGCAGCAGCGTGCTGCTATTACACAGCGATGTGATGCGATTTCAGGGAGACGTCAGCACGGCGGTTTACCAGCTCATGCTGATGCTCAACTTTGAAATGGCGGCGATGAAAGGCTGCTGGCTGGCGCTGGATGAGAATTCCACGCTGCGTTTGTGCACTCAGCACACCGCAGAATCGCTCGATGAACCTGGCTTTACCGCGTTGCTGCCCGCGTTTATCAGTCAGGCAAAAGAAACCCGACTGCTAATTCGCGGCTTGTTGCCACGACTCATGGCGGCATAA
- a CDS encoding GntR family transcriptional regulator encodes MNYPIGQINHSYLGSSVYTMLREALITGQLKPDDRLRIRELAAQVGTSVTPVRDAILQLAKEQALVLKTPRDIRVPQLTEAQFIEIRTLRLALEGTGAEQAAAHITPKMLGQIEENIRQNRLAIDEKNLREALRLNSEFHLFLAQAARMPLLTQFIGSLWMRTGPLIAQAYAHFSVQMAIEHHEDVLAALQQRDASTARQAIQSDILDGSETMLAFIAIEQ; translated from the coding sequence GTGAATTATCCAATCGGGCAGATCAATCACAGCTATCTGGGCTCCAGCGTTTATACCATGCTGCGTGAAGCGTTAATTACCGGCCAACTCAAACCGGACGACCGCCTGAGAATACGGGAGCTTGCCGCACAGGTGGGTACCAGCGTCACGCCAGTGCGAGATGCGATCCTGCAATTGGCGAAAGAACAGGCGCTGGTGCTCAAAACGCCGCGTGATATCCGTGTTCCTCAGTTGACCGAAGCGCAATTTATCGAGATCCGCACATTGCGGCTGGCACTGGAAGGCACGGGGGCCGAGCAGGCTGCCGCACACATTACGCCGAAAATGCTGGGGCAGATTGAGGAAAATATTCGCCAGAATCGTCTGGCGATTGACGAGAAAAATCTACGCGAAGCGCTGCGGTTAAATAGTGAATTTCATCTGTTTCTGGCGCAGGCGGCTCGTATGCCGCTGTTGACGCAGTTTATCGGCAGCTTGTGGATGCGCACCGGCCCGCTGATTGCACAGGCCTATGCGCATTTTTCCGTGCAGATGGCGATCGAACATCATGAAGATGTCCTCGCCGCGCTACAGCAGCGCGATGCCAGCACCGCCCGACAGGCCATTCAATCCGACATTCTGGATGGCAGCGAAACAATGCTGGCTTTTATTGCGATAGAACAATAG
- a CDS encoding ShlB/FhaC/HecB family hemolysin secretion/activation protein, whose product MRGFFRLIAIMPALFSYTVFSAPLNPADRNDIQQRQAEVIDQSRQQRDSLLQLNQPQTTVNPTGGSNAGHCFFIKDIYYHNSSLLRERDKNRLNKDYINRCLNVNDINQLIHDVSNWYIERGYITSRAFIAEQDLSGGVLQIDILEGRLESINLNNQSTWALKQVFPGLEGEILNLRDIEQGMEQLNRMPTQQVSIEIQPGSQPGYSIVNLTSKKQIPLTANISFDNSGQKSTGVRQLSGGLWADNVLGLADQWFINGGHSSEFRDSRNAESLQAGVSLPYGYWTLSYDYSESRYRNDFINRDFLWHSTGDSQTHRATLSRVIFRNGDMKTSLSAGMSHRIGQNYLNDVLLQSSSRKLSSAIIGINHSQKLWGGLATLNPAYSRGTRWFGAESDEGKSDDALRAEFNKVTLAASYYYPIADNLHYLTNLYGQYSPQRLYGSEQVTLGGETSVRGFKEQYLSGNRGGYWRNELNWRAAQLPLLGSVTLTAAVDGGHLFSQKAESESAGTLWGAAVGAGVANQYLSQQITVGWPLAHPDWLKPDSAVVYYRVGLSF is encoded by the coding sequence ATGCGTGGTTTTTTCAGGCTGATTGCTATCATGCCTGCGCTATTTTCTTATACCGTATTTTCCGCGCCGCTTAATCCGGCAGACCGAAATGACATTCAGCAGCGCCAGGCCGAGGTGATCGATCAATCCCGGCAGCAGCGCGATTCCTTATTGCAATTAAATCAGCCACAAACGACGGTGAATCCCACAGGTGGAAGTAATGCCGGACACTGTTTTTTCATTAAAGATATTTATTATCACAATAGCTCGCTGCTGCGTGAAAGAGATAAAAACAGGTTAAATAAAGATTATATTAATCGTTGCCTTAATGTTAATGATATAAATCAGCTGATTCATGACGTCAGTAATTGGTATATCGAACGGGGTTATATTACCAGTCGCGCTTTTATTGCTGAGCAGGATCTTTCTGGCGGCGTATTGCAGATCGATATTCTGGAAGGGCGCCTCGAATCTATTAATCTTAATAACCAATCAACGTGGGCATTAAAACAGGTTTTCCCAGGCCTGGAAGGCGAAATTCTCAATCTCCGGGATATCGAACAGGGCATGGAACAGCTCAACCGCATGCCGACGCAGCAGGTGAGCATCGAAATTCAGCCCGGCAGCCAGCCCGGTTATTCCATCGTCAACCTGACCAGTAAAAAGCAAATTCCGCTGACGGCAAATATCAGTTTCGATAATAGCGGGCAGAAAAGCACCGGGGTACGGCAGCTAAGCGGCGGCCTATGGGCGGACAATGTGCTGGGGCTGGCCGACCAGTGGTTTATCAACGGTGGACACAGTAGCGAATTTCGCGATAGTCGCAATGCCGAAAGCCTGCAGGCGGGTGTCTCGCTGCCTTACGGCTACTGGACGCTCAGTTACGACTATTCTGAGAGCCGCTATCGCAACGATTTCATCAACCGGGACTTTCTCTGGCATTCAACGGGGGATAGTCAGACGCACCGCGCCACGCTGTCACGCGTGATATTCCGCAACGGTGACATGAAAACCAGCCTCTCGGCGGGCATGTCGCACCGTATCGGGCAGAACTACCTGAACGATGTTCTGCTGCAATCCAGCAGTCGTAAACTCAGCAGCGCGATTATCGGCATCAATCACAGCCAGAAACTGTGGGGCGGGCTGGCGACGCTCAACCCCGCTTATAGCAGAGGAACGCGTTGGTTCGGCGCAGAAAGCGATGAAGGGAAATCTGATGATGCGCTGCGTGCCGAATTCAACAAAGTGACGCTGGCGGCCAGTTATTACTACCCGATTGCTGACAACCTCCATTACCTCACCAACCTCTATGGTCAGTATTCACCGCAGCGCCTGTATGGCAGTGAACAGGTCACGCTGGGCGGGGAAACTTCCGTACGGGGTTTCAAAGAGCAGTATCTCTCAGGCAATCGTGGTGGTTACTGGCGCAACGAGCTCAACTGGCGGGCGGCACAGTTGCCGCTGTTGGGCAGCGTTACCCTGACGGCGGCGGTGGACGGCGGGCATCTTTTCTCACAGAAAGCTGAAAGCGAATCGGCGGGTACGCTGTGGGGCGCGGCGGTAGGAGCTGGCGTCGCGAATCAATATCTCTCACAACAAATCACGGTTGGCTGGCCGTTGGCACACCCCGACTGGCTAAAACCGGATAGCGCCGTGGTGTATTACCGCGTTGGGCTGTCGTTTTAA